The region TAAGTCTGGTGTGGGGAAGTTATTAGCCGAAAAATTAGGCTATACCCTTATCGATACCGATCAAATCATTTGTGAAAAATCGGGCTTAAGGGTTGCTGACCATTTTGCTCAACATGGTGAGGCGAGCTTTCGTACCCTTGAGAGTCAAGTTTTACAAGAAGCCTTAAGCCAAGGGTGTGTAGTGGTAGCGGTGGGTGGGGGGGCGATTTTATCAGCCCATAATCGGCGCCTTATTCAAAAGTTAAGTCGACCCATTTTATTAACCGCTTCAGTGGCTAGCATTCTGCAGCGCCTCGTTCATGATACAGGTCGCCCCTTGCTTAAAGGAGATGATAAAGAGGGCCAAATTCGGGCATTGCTGCAAAAACGAGAACCTCTATATTTTGAAATCGAATCTCAAATCCATACCGATGATTTATCCATTTCCGAAGTTGTAGAAAAAATTCTCAAAATTTTATCGCAAAATCCTCATTGTCATTATGTTGAGTTGGGGGCAAGGCGTTACCCTATTTATTTTGAACATAATGCCTTGCCAAACTTAAGTCGGCAGTTACGAGAAAATTTTAGCGGTCAAAAATTGATTATCCTCACGAATACCACGGTAGGTAAAATTTATCTCAAAGCGGTTGCAACTGCTTTGACCAAGCACTTTGAAGTGGCAGTGATTAAAATCCCTGATGGAGAAAGATATAAAAATCTCAATACTGTTTCGAAGATTTATGCTCAGTTAGTGAAGCTTAAAGCCGATCGGCAGTCTTTGTTATTAGCCTTAGGTGGTGGAGTGGTGGGGGATATTGCTGGGTTTGTGGCGGGTACCTATTTGCGAGGGATTCCTTTTGTGCAGGTTCCAACCACCTTATTGGCGCAAGTGGATAGCTCAGTGGGTGGAAAGACCGGGGTTGATCTAACCAGTGGGAAAAACCTGGTGGGGGTGTTTCATCAACCCAAATTAGTCTTTATTGATACCCTCTTTTTAAAAACCTTGCCCAAGCGAGAACTGTTAGCCGGCATGGCAGAGGTTATCAAATATGGAGCGATAGGAGATGAAGGTTTATTTGCTCGGGTAGAGGCCTTAGCCGAAGGCATTTTGCAAGGGAAATATGAATTGTTAAAACCCATCATTCGCCGTTCTTGTGAGATTAAGGCCGACATTGTTGAACAAGATGAATTTGAAACAACCGGGCTTAGGTCGTTATTAAACTTTGGGCATACGGTGGGTCACGCCGTAGAAACGCTTACGGGCTATAGGCGGTATTTGCATGGCGAGGCGATCGCCATGGGCATGGTGTTTGCGGCAAAAAAATCTTTAAGTTTGGGCTTTTGCCATGCTCAAGAAATTGAGCGGTTAGAAGGGCTTTTAAAAGTTTTTAATCTTCCTACTGAATTGCCAAAATTGCCTTTGCCTAAGCTTAAGCAAACCCTATTGGCCGATAAAAAAAGGGTATCTTCTTTTATTAATTTTGTATATTTACAAAAAATAGGCAAAGCCTTTGCGCAAAAAACC is a window of Deltaproteobacteria bacterium DNA encoding:
- a CDS encoding 3-dehydroquinate synthase, coding for MEDSIPLPKRIVLTGFMGTGKSGVGKLLAEKLGYTLIDTDQIICEKSGLRVADHFAQHGEASFRTLESQVLQEALSQGCVVVAVGGGAILSAHNRRLIQKLSRPILLTASVASILQRLVHDTGRPLLKGDDKEGQIRALLQKREPLYFEIESQIHTDDLSISEVVEKILKILSQNPHCHYVELGARRYPIYFEHNALPNLSRQLRENFSGQKLIILTNTTVGKIYLKAVATALTKHFEVAVIKIPDGERYKNLNTVSKIYAQLVKLKADRQSLLLALGGGVVGDIAGFVAGTYLRGIPFVQVPTTLLAQVDSSVGGKTGVDLTSGKNLVGVFHQPKLVFIDTLFLKTLPKRELLAGMAEVIKYGAIGDEGLFARVEALAEGILQGKYELLKPIIRRSCEIKADIVEQDEFETTGLRSLLNFGHTVGHAVETLTGYRRYLHGEAIAMGMVFAAKKSLSLGFCHAQEIERLEGLLKVFNLPTELPKLPLPKLKQTLLADKKRVSSFINFVYLQKIGKAFAQKTKVESIFGN